The following is a genomic window from Funiculus sociatus GB2-C1.
GGATATTTAGAACTGATGCTTCTTTCATGCTCTCGTTTTACAAGTTGCTTCAGTCTCCTGTATTTAATATGTCCTCCCAAGAAGCACTCCAGTGGGTTGAGAAGTGTTTGTGTCAAGAACACGAGGGTTTCTATATAAATCTCAAGTATCACCAACGCCTGCTGATAGATTTGCGTAGGTTTTTTGAGGAGATGGATTACCTTTGGCCTGTCAACCGTGAAATGCGCCTGATGGCTACAGGAGGCTCGATTGAGCGGGCTATCAAAACTAATATTAAGGCTTTTGACGAGTTATCCCGATCTGTCGCCTAAGTCTGTCGCCTAAGAAAGTGCGGTGTAGGTTGGGTCTTCGGTACTCAACCATTCGTGTCCTGTCAACTGGATAAATGGTTGGGTTTCCCGACAGTAATCCCGACCTGAAAATTGACCATGAGAGGCTTTGCAGTGGAACCTATAGCAATTATTGGTCTTGGTTGTCGTTTTCCGGGAGCTAACGATCCGGAAGCCTTCTGGCAACTATTGAGTAACGGTGTGGATGCGATCGCGCAAGTGCCAAAAGAGCGATGGGATATTGACGCATTCTATGACCCAGAACCAGGTAAGCCGGGAAAAATGAGTACCCGCTGGGGTGGCTTCTTGGAACAAGTGGATCAATTTGAACCCAGCTTCTTTGGGATTGCTCCCCGCGAGGTGGAGCGAATGGACCCCCAGCAAAGGCTGGCGTTGGAAGTAGCTTGGGAAGCCCTGGAAAATGCCGCAATCGTGCCATCAAAGCTGAGTGGCACTCAAACAGGGGTTTTCATGGCAATCGGCAACTATGACTATTGCAGATTGCTAACCAAAGATTTAAACCTGGTTAACGCTTACGATGGCACTGGCAATACCCTCTCTATTACCGCCAATCGTCTATCGTACATTCTGAATCTGCGCGGGCCAAGTGTGGTAATTGAAACTGCCTGTTCTTCTTCTCTGGTTGCATTGCATTATGCTTGCCGAAGTTTGGAGAGTGGAGAGTCTAATTTGTGCTTGGTAGGTGGAGTCAGTTTGATGCTGTCTCCGGAGCCATTTATTACCTACTCCCATGCGCGGATGATGGCGGCGGACGGTCGCTGTAAGACTTTTGATGCCAGTGCGGATGGTTATGTCCGGGGAGAAGGATGCGGTGTTGTAGTCCTCAAGCGTCTTTCGGATGCTCTCCGAGATGGAGACAACATTAAAGCAGTTATCAAAGGTTCGGCTGTTAACCAAGATGGCCTAAGCAATGGACTCACAGCACCGAATGGCCCTTCTCAGCAAGCGGTGATCCGTCAAGCTTTGGAAAATGCTGATGTGCAAGCAACGCAGATTAGCTATGTTGAAGCTCATGGTACTGGCACATCTTTAGGAGATCCCATCGAATTTAAATCTCTAAAAGCTGTGCTAATGCAGAATCGCGAGCCAGATCAACCTTGTTGGATTGGCTCGGTTAAAACTAATATTGGTCATTTGGAAGCTGCTTCTGGGATGGCTAGTGTCATCAAGGTGGTACTTTCGCTACAACATAAAGAAATTCCACCGCACTTGCATCTCAAGCAGCTGAATCCTTATATTTCTTTGGAAGGGACGACCTTTGCTATTCCTGCTGAGTCTCAAGCTTGGGATGTTGGTACACAGAGACGCTTAGCTGGGATTAGTGCGTTTGGTTTCGGGGGGACGAATTGCCATGCAATTTTGGAGGAAGCACCGCAGAACCTTACCCCGCCTCCTGCTACCGCTCCCATCTGGGCAAGTTTAGAGGGGTTGGGGGTGACGTGCGATCAGCCAACGGATGATATCACAACTCTCGAACGTCCTCTGCATCTTCTTACCCTTTCGGCAAAGACTGAGAACGCTTTGAGGGAATTGGCACAACGTTATGCAAATTTCTTCGCGACGCATCCTGAAGCATCCCTGGAGGATGTTTGCTTTACTGCAAATACAGCGCGATCGCATTTTGACCATCGTTTTGCTGTAACAGCTGAATCTACTGTGCAGTTGCAAGAGCAGTTAACGGCTTTTGCTGCTGGTAAAGAAACTGTCGGACTGGTCAGCAACCCGGTAAAAAGCAATAAGCGCCCGAAAATAGCATTTTTATTTACTGGTCAAGGTTCGCAGTATGTGGGGATGGGACGCGAACTCTACGCAACGCAACCTATTTTCCGCCAAGCACTTGATGGTTGCGATCGCATTCTGCGTCCTTATTTAGAACAACCCTTACTATCAGTTCTATATCCCGAATCTGGGATGAATTCCCCTTTAAATGAAACCGCATACACGCAACCTGCATTATTTGCACTGGAATATGCACTCTTCCAGTTATGGAAATCTTGGGGTCTAACTCCGGATGTTGTCATGGGTCATAGTGTAGGGGAATATGTCGCCGCCTGTGTTTCGGGGGTATTCAGCCTGGAAGATGGTCTAAAATTGATTGCCGAACGCGCCCGTTTGATGCAGGCTTTGCCCGCAGGTGGTGAGATGGTGGCGGTGTTTGCTTCGGAAAGCAAAGTGCAAGCAGTCATCCAACCATATATCCAAGAGGTTGCGATCGCAGCCATTAATGGCCCAAAGAGTATTGTTATTTCTGGTCAGGCTGAGGCTGTCGGACAAGCGATCGCATCTTTGCAAGCTGAAGGCATCAAGACGAAAAAGTTGACCGTTTCCCATGCCTTCCACTCTCCCTTAATGTCGCCCATGCTGGCAGATTTTGAGAGAGTCGCCGCAGAAATTCCATATTCTTCGCCAAAAGTCAAGTTAGTTTCCAATGTTACTGGGGAACTAGCAACAGATGCGATCGCCACCCCTGAGTATTGGTGTCGTCATGTGCTTGAGCCAGTCAGATTTGCCAAGAGCATGGAAACCCTTTATCAGAAGGGTTATAAGGTATTTGTCGAGATCGGTCCGAAGCCGATTTTGTTGGGGATGGGACGCTACTGCTTGCCAGATGCAGAGACATTCGCATCTTTACCAAGTTTGCGTCCAGAGTGTTCAGATTGGCAGCAAATCCTCCAGAGTTTAGCAGAACTATATGTGCGTGGAGTGGCTGTAGACTGGTCTGGCTTTGACCAAGATTACCCCCGTCGCCGTCTGCAACTACCAACTTATCCATTCCAGCGACAGCGGTATTGGGTAGAGTTCTCTGAAAATGGTCACTCAAACGAAAAGCCTCTCACCCCAATGGTTAAGCTTCTGAACCAGGGGGATACTCAACAGCTAATTCAGCAGTTAGAAACCATAGGGAAACTTTCAGAAGATGAGTTGAAATTATTGCCGAAGCTGCTGGAATTATTAGTTAAGCAAAATAAACAGCCGCTAACAGCAGCATCTATCAAAGATTGGCTGTATGAGATAGAGTGGCAACTTAAACCGCGTCAGTTGACGGAAAACCAAACGATTCAGGCTCCTGAGTCCAGTTCCCCTCCCCTGCGAGGGGAGGGGCTAGGGGAGAGGTCTGGCCGTTGGCTGATTTTTGCAGACTTGGGGGGTGTAGGGGAAAATTTAGCGATTTTGCGCGATCGCTGCAACTGTATTCTGGTCTATCCGGGAGACACCTATCAAACCACAGAACCCGGAACTTACACCATCAACCCTTCCAATCCAGCCGACTTTGAGCGTTTATTCCAAGAAATAGGGAATCCACCTTTACAGGGAATCCTCCACCTGTGGAGTTTAGAGGCGGGATTGGCAGATAAGTTAACAATTCCCTCTCTAGAAAATGCACAAACTCTAGGCGTTGCTAGTGTACTAAATTTACTGCAAACTCTGACTGGGAAAGAAAATCAATTCTCAATTTCCAATTCCCAACCCAAGTTGTGGTTAGTAACGCGGGGTGCAGTACCAGTTGGTGGTTCGCTTCCGGGAGTTGCTCAAGCACCCTTATGGGGACTGGGCAAAGTCGTGGCTCTGGAACACCGGGAATTGTGGGGTGGAATGCTCGATTTAGCCCCTGAAGCAACTGAAGATGAAGCCGCGAAGCTGTTAGCAGAAATTGAGAATGCACAAGGGGAAGACCATCTCGCCTTCCGGGATGGACAGCGTTATGTCGCCCGTTTGGTGCAAAAGGAACTACCAGAATCTCAAGGCGTGGCGTTAAATGCTGATAGCACTTACCTGATTACTGGGGGTTTGGGAGCCTTGGGGCTGAAAGTTGCCCAGTGGATGCTGGAACAGGGCGCTAAACACTTGGTACTAACTGGACGCAGTGCAGTTTCCAGCCAGGCGCGGGAAGTTATTACCCAGATGGAGCAAGCAGGAGCCGAGATTTTAGTTGCTCAGGCAGATGTCTGCAATGGGGGGGATATGCTCAGAGTGCTTGAGGAAGTTGAAGCCTCAATGCCACCCCTACGAGGGGTTATTCATGCTGCTGGGGTTTCTCGATATGAAGCGATCGCAGATATGGATTTAAACGCCCTTAACTCTGTGTTGCGTCCGAAGTTAGTAGGAACTTGGATTCTGCATAAACTTACCCAAGAAATTAAGCTTGACTTTTTCGTTAGCTTCTCCTCAATATCTGCGGTGTGGGGTTCTAAAGGACAAGCGCACTATGCGGCGGCGAACCATTTCCTAGATATGTTGGCACATTATCGTCTTGGACTTGGGCTACCAGCTTTAAGTGTAAATTGGGGCCCTTGGGCTGGCGGCGGTATGGCGCTAGAAGAATTCCAGACATTCTTGACGCGGATGGGAGTGGAAGCATTGCAACCACAGCAAGCACTTTCCGCCTTGGGATATCTTCTAGGAGCAGGTTGCGTTCAGACAACAGTGGCGAATGTCGATTGGACTTTATTCAAAGACCTTTATGAAGCCAGAGGAAAGCGATCGCTATTAGAACTGCTTGAGGTGCGATCTCCCGAAACGCCACAACAGTCGGTGCAACGATCGGAGATTCTACAACGATTGGAGACAACTCCTGTAAGCGATCACCACTCTCTGTTAATAACTCACCTCCAAAGTGAAGTTGCAAAAGTGCTGCGCTTACCTCAATTGCCAGATCCGCAGCAAGGTCTATTTGATCTAGGAATGGACTCTCTCATGGCAGTTGAGGTTGTCAGTTTGATTCGCTCTCAATTACAAATCGAATTACCTGTCAGGGAGTTTCTAGAAGCATCAAACATTACCCTCCTGGCAGCCCTATTGCTTAAGCAACTGACACCAGATATTTCTACAGTAGATGTGACAGTAAATGTCTTAAATCTCTACGATGAAGCTGTCTTAGATGAGGCAATTAATCCCAACACAGCAAATGAGCAGACGGGAGCAGCTTCGATTCTCCTAACTGGTGCCAGTGGATTTTTAGGAGCCTTTTTGCTTAAAGAACTCCTCGAACAGACTGACACAAACATCTATTGCTTAGTACGGGCTGCTGATGCTGAAGTAGGCAAGCTGAAAATCCGAAACAATCTGAAATCTTACGACCTATGGAAGGAGAAGTACAATTCGAGAATTATTTCAATTGCTGGAAATTTATCTCAGCCACGGTTGGGGCTTTCAACAGAACAATTTAAAAATCTTGCCCGCACAATTGATATTATTTATCACAATGCGGCAACTTTGAATTTTGTTTATCCTTATTCAGCATTAAAGCCAACTAATGTTTTGGGTACGCAAGAAATCCTCAGGTTAGCTTGTCAATTTAAAGTCAAACCCCTGCATTATGTTTCAACTGATGCCGTTTTTGATTCATCTGGTTATTACGGAAAGGAGGTGAAAGAATCAGAGCCAACTATTCATATTGAGGGAATAGACCTTGGTTATACCCAAACAAAATGGGTAGCGGAAAAGTTAGTTACCATAGCACGCGATCGCGGACTTCCAGTTTCTATCTACAGACCGCCTTTAATTGCCGGAGACAGCAAAACAGGAATTTGGAATACAGATGATTTTACCTGCCGATTTCTTAAAGGCTGTATCCAAATGGGTAGTATGCCAAATATGAACTGTGGCATAACTATTGTGCCTGTGGATTATGTCAGCCAAGCGGTTGTCTATCTATCAAGGCAGAAAGAATCAATCGGAAAAGCTTTTCACTTAAATAATCCTAACTTTTCGAGTTGGGATGAAGTAGCAAATTGGATCGATGATTTGGGCTATCCAGTGCGACAGATTTCCTATGAAGAATGGGAAGCAGAGTTAATAGAAACAGTTGGTTCTAAAGACAATGCTTTAAGCGGTCTTTTACCTTTCTTTCTGCGGAGATGGTCTGATGAACAACTGACCTTCGCCGGACTAGGACAACGAAGAGTCAAACTCAACTGTCAAGATACAGTAACCAAGCTTGCAGATTCTGCGATCGCTTGTCCTCGCGTAGACTCTAAACTGCTGAAAACCTATTTCTCATACTTCAATCGTAGTGGATTTCTAAATGCACCAAAAGTGCGGGCATGAGTACCAGTTGATTGATAAACTGTTCATTTAGTTTGAATGTTTGCTGTGAGGGGAATTACTAATCATTAGCAATTAATGATTAGCAACTAATATCGGAGGAGTAACTTGTGGACAAGCAGAAGTTTTACGATCAGATTTTAGCTGAAGGAATCAAACCAGGCGGGAGTATTAGCAAAAAGGTTAAAGACCTGTTTTCGGGTAAGTCTGGAGTGGATATCCCGGAGTCTAAGAAGAACCCTAAAAAGAACCTTCCCGAAGGATTCCGAGAAAGTGAAATCTCCAGGGTTAGCAATGAAGTCACTATCCCAGAATTTACGATTCAAGTTTACACTCCTGGCAGCGACCTTGCCGCAGCGACCGCAAAAAATCAAGTCATTTATGCTCGCGATGGCAACGATACCCTGATTGGGCTTGACCCTTTTAATAATAAAGCCGGTCAAGTTCAAATTGATATTTTAATCGGCGACTTGCCAATAATACAGCCGCCCAATCCGCGTGATTGGACAGACAGATTTGTTCTTGGTGATTCAAAACAGCCTTACTACGTAGATGGCGGTTTCAAGGACTTTGCTCTAATTTTAGACTTCAACCCCAGCCAGGATATCATTCAACTACACGGTTCTCGACAAGACTACCTACTGGCAGAATCGGGTCTGGGAACAGAGATATACTATCAGCCGAAAAAAGGTACATCTGAATTTATTGGCTTTTTGCCTTTTGTTTACGATCTGAGTTTAAAGGGTGGCTATTTCCGGTATGAGGGAAAAGGGAACACCCCACCTAATAAGCCAGTAGTAAAGCAGGCTGAGCAATTGGGAACCTCCCGTTTTGACATCACTGCTAGTGTAGTTGCGGATGCCTTTGGTAATGTGTACACCGCAGGAGGAACCAGTGGTTCTTTGGGAGGAGCCAATGCTGGGGAGCGCGATGCCTTATTGGTCAAGTATGACAGCGATGGCAACCAGACGTTTATTAAACAGTTTGGTTCTTCCCGTGCTGACACTGTTTATGGTATGGCTACTGATAGCCAAGGCAACGTTTACTTAACAGGAATTACCGCAGGCAATTTGGCGGAACCCAAGCAAGGAACGTCTACTGATGCCTGGGTAGCCAAGTATGACCGCAGTGGCAAACGGTTATGGATTGACCAGTTCGGAACTGACATTATTAATCAGTCCTTTGATGTCGATGTTGACGACGATGGCAATGTCTATGTAGCGGGAATAACTGTTAAGTCAGGCGAACCAGGAGGAACGCTTCCGGCTACGGACGATTACTGGGTAACAAAGTATGACACCAATGGCAAGCGCCAGTGGTTTAAGGAGTTTGATAGTACTAGCGCTAATCCCAGCGATCTTGATTTCGACGAAGCTTACGGCGTTGCAGTCACTGGCGATGGCAATGTCTACGCTTCAGGATGGACTCTCGGCAACTTGGCGGGAAAGAATGCTGGGCTTTATGATGCCTGGGTAGGCAAATATGACACCAATGGGAACCAAGAGTGGGTTAAACAGTTTGGGACTTCGACTTATGAATTCTCCTGGGATGTGGATACCGATACTCAGGGCAATGCCTACGCTGTAGGATGGACTCTAGGAGACTTGGGGGGAAAGAATGCTGGGCTTTATGATGCTTGGTTAGTCAAGTATGACAGCGATGGAAACCAGAAGTGGCTTAAGCAGTTTGGTACGAGTGGTGATGATGAAGCCTTTGGCGTGGAGACTGACTTAGCTGGCAATATCTATGTTGTAGGATATACCGATAAGAGCTTGAAAGGAACCAATGCCGGGTCTTTTGATGCCTGGGTGGTCAAGTACGACACCAATGGAAACCGGAAGTGGACTCAACAGTTTGGCACTCCTAATCTCGATCAGGCTCTCGGTGTTAGCATTGATGACATTACTGGTAGCCTCTACGTTACAGGCGCTACTGAGAGTTCTTTTGGGGATAGCCCTGCTGGAAGTGTCGATAGCTGGGTAGCCAAATTGGATGCAAACTCCGGAAGCCTGCAAAGCTTTACAGGTACTGCTAACAATAAACCAAGTGGAAAGAATGTTACTGGCACTAATGGCGACGATCGGATTATTAGTGCCAAAGGTCGGGATATTATCACTGGTCTTGATGGCAGCGATATTTTTGTCTACAACAGCTACAAAGACGGGGGCGACACTATAACTGATTTTTCAGCCAATGAGGATTTCATCGACCTTAGTCCCATCTTCGCCAGCCCAAATTACAGAAGCACAGAGCCATTTGATGACTACGTGCAGCTGGTTCAACTGGGTTCTAGTACGGCGGTTCAAATCAACCCAGTCGGCGATGCTCGCGATACTTTCCGGACGCTAGTCACCCTGGAGAACTTTACTGCCAGTAACTTAAGCGCCGACAATTTTATTGTCTGACATCCGCCAGTGGTTTTTATGCGATCGCATAAAAACCACTGGCTCCTCGGAGAGGTTTACTTCCTGAATGTGTGACTAAAAACAATTATTGTACAAACGGATTTGATATAAGCTGTCTTCTCTGAATACAAAATTAATTCTCTTTTGTAAATTTCTGCTTGTTTTGAATAAATATGAGGATTGAATTTAATGGACTCCTCTAAAATGTACACCCTAGCTTTTCTTGTAACCGGCTTTCCTCCTGACGTGAGTGGTGTTTCTCACTTCAACTGGGAACGCGCTTTATGGTTTGCCAAGCAGGAGATGTATCGTGTGGTTGTATTTGCACCCGATTGGCAAAATGCGCTAGATACCCCATTAGCACCATTAAATTTAAAAGGAAAGTTGATTATTGAACGTTATCCGTCAAAGCCTTGGCTACCTTATAAATTGACTCATGTTCCCAAGTTTAGCGCAGCACAGGAAATCAGAAAAAAGCTAGCTTACTACCAACCTGATTTGATTATAATAACGGATGTAGAACGCTTTTTCTTATTAAGCACATGGCAGTTACCAGGTAGACGCTATGCCAGAAAGTATCATATTCCGTACATAGCCGAATATCATACCGACCTGTACAATTTTTCAGCAGCTTATCCGGGTTGGCAATGGTTGCGAAATGCTGCGCGTAGTTCTCAGTTAGCAAGTTATTTATATCGTCAAATCGATATGACAGTATGCGCTAGTACATCGGCAAGCCAAAGCTGTCAAGAATTGGGAATTCCCAAGGTTAATACAATTCCCTTTTTAGGAATTGATGTTTCCACATATAGCCCCAGTCGTCGGAACCGGAAATGGTTAGAACCGTGGTTAAGCGCTAAAGAGAAAGACAACAAAGTATTACTATTTCTGGGCCGTCTTGGCTTCGAGAAACGAGCCGATTTACTAATCGAAGCTTTTGGGAAATTAAAACGCCAATACCCTAATTATTCTCTAATAATTGCTGGTGATGGGCCTGAGAATGTCGTTAACCAATTAAAACGTCTTGCCCAACAAGTTCCCGATATCCACTTTACAGGGTTTCTGCTGGGAGAAACAAAGGCTAATGTATTAGCTTCATGTGATGTATTTTGTAGCCCTTCACCTTACGAAACTTTTGGGCGAACAATCGTGGAAGCAATGGCTTCAGGTATTCCCGTTGTCACTGTTAATAGCGGCGCGGTGTCAGAGTATATATTCGATGGTGTCAATGGGTATCTTGTCCCAGCTAATGATGTTGATGGATTAGCGAATGGCATTCACCGAGTATTATCCATCAATAACACAGAAGTTATTCAACACGCCTCGCGAGATGCGAAGCAGTTTTCTCTCGACCAAGGATGTCAAAATCTTAGCAATTACTATCAGAAACTATTAGGGGTGAGTAAGGATTATAAAAATTTGAAAAGTCTAAGTAGGATGTGAGGGAACTTAGATACTTTTTCAACATTTAAGAACATTTGTTAGGTGAAACTGACATGATTGAGTTTAACTCAAATCCTAACTATCTTGAAAATTCTGCCTTGTCCGTATTTTATAAGCCAAGAAAAAACAAACAGCGCCTTGACTGTTTGATCTGCAATCATCGCATTGATCCGAATGACGAATCTGCGTTCGTAACGTTTTCTTGTAACGTCAAAGCTTTTGGAGATGAGATATTCAAGGTTTGGCGATGCCCAGGTTGCATGACGATTCATTGTTTAGATGTCGTTCATCTCGCACACTACTATGCAAAATACCCTTTTGCCCAAACCGTACTTAAATTACCATTGCGCTTATCCTATGGGAATCTATGCCGACAACTGACAAAGCAGGGGTTTTCTAAAGCTCATTCGCTGCTCGATTATGGCTGCGCCAACGGTATGTTTGTACAGTATCTGCGACAAAACGGCTTTGCAAATTGCCACGGATATGACCCTTATGCCCCAAAGGAAGGATTTGGCGATCGCGCAACTCTCCAGCGAGGCCCTTTCGATTACATTTTGCTCCAAGATGTAATCGAACACGTTGAAGATCCCAAAGCACTATTGTGCGAGTTGGATGCCCTTCTCGCCCCTGGCGGTCATATTCTGATTGGCACGCCAAACGCAGCAAATATCGACCTAACCCAGCCCAATGTTTCCGATTACTATAATCCGGTTCATGTTCCCTATCACCTTCATCTTTATACTCGCAAATCTATTGAATCCTTGGGGTGTCACCAAGGCTGGGAGCCGGTAGATTTCTTTGACCAACCTTATCACGATACACGCTGGTTCGGCACAAACTCTCGTGCTTGGAATGAGTATCAACGCCTCTTTGACGGCACGATCAACGTTATTTTTGAACCAATAAAACTATGGAAAGCGCTGACTTCTTACAAATTCATGTTCTACGCGATTTTTGGCTATTGGCTTAGTTTCAAAACTGAGATGGCGATCGCGTTCCGCAAAACTGGAGGTGATACTAATGCCACTTGAATTTAAACAAGTAGTAGTCACAGGGCTGGGAGCAATTAGCCTTGTAAGAAACCCAGTAAAAGAATACTGGAAAAAACTGCCTGGGGGGTACAGGGCATTGGTTTGATTACTCTGATAGATGCAATTACTCCCACAATAAATCTAAAGAATCCCGATTCAGCTTGTGATCTTGATTATGTTCCCCAGCTTTGCCCAACTCAACGGGTAGAAGTTTCTCTTTCTAATTCCTTTAGTTTCGCAGTTCACAATGTCACCTTGGTACTTTAGATTCTTTAATGCTTGTTAGGATTAAAGAATCTAAAAAAAGTTTTGTGAGCATCTTGCTGATTACATTTTTAAAAATTAAATCCGTTGCTCAGCTTATCGACTGATTTATAACTCATTCCAACCAAATCCCTAATCAAAATTTACTCATGACAACTGTACTCGACGTTAATTCAACCAATTCTTCTGCCCCTAATCCGGTTGCTTTGACAACTAACCCAATTCTCACAGTCGAAGAACTTCAGAAAATATTGCCCCACCGCTACCCCTTTTTACTTGTAGACAAAATTATTGAATATGTTCCAGGCGAACGAATTGTGGGAATTAAAAATGTCACCTTCAACGAACCTCATTTTCAAGGACATTTTCCAGGTAAACCGATTATGCCTGGGGTACTGATTGTAGAAGCAATGGCCCAAGTTGGCGGTGTGGTGCTGACCCAGATGCTAGAGTCGAAAAGCGGACTATTTGTATTTGCTGGTATTGATAAAGTCCGGTTCCGCCGTCAAGTGATACCAGGCGATCAGCTGGTAATGACAGTCGAATTATTGTGGATTAAACAGCGACGTTTCGGTAAGATGCAAGCGCGTGCTGAAGTTGATGGCAAGTTGGCTACTGAAGGCGAACTGACATTTTCTCTAGTGGATTAACAACAGTGGAAATAAAACCCCTCGGAGTTTTCCTAAGTAGTATTAGGTTACTAGCAAGCTCATTTCCATCTTTGGGAGTTGTGTATGAAAGACCAGATAATTAACGAACAAACTAACATCCTTCCTGAATCTTCGTTATGGGAGCAAATTCCCGATGAAACTGCCGCCACCTATACCGGAGGTGTACTTAGTGGAGCGCTGGATATAGTATTTTTATTGCTTATAAAAGCTGTGGTTAATACTATGATGGATGATTTCAGCACTGGTGTGATGACTAACTTTTTTGGGAGCCTGGTTGATAATTTGTTTGGTATTGGGAGTTTAGAACGCGATCTCGCTCCTACCCATCCTGTCGAGTAACAAATTGTTTGTCGTCATTACCAAATTAATGTCGCTTTTACGGAACCATGATATATGGGAAGACGACAAGTATGTTACTCGACAACCTTGCTGGTAATTACTCAATCGATATTCTAGACTTGCTCGGACTTATTTTACGCCCTCGCAGCATAGCATCGACACATGAGACAGCAGCAAACATCAATAAACCAATTCCAGAAGATGCTTCAGGTACAGGGGTAGGTTCGAGAACGTAAGGGTTACGAATAAGATTTGCTAACCCCGATCCATCCGTCCCGATACCTGTAGAAGAAAGAAACTCCTCAAAAAAGTTTGTCAGATAGTCTATCTGCTGGCCAGTGATTTGGGGTGAACCTACGTTACTAGCAAACAAGTTTAGCGATGGAAAGGGATTAACAGACTGTGGAGTACCGTTAAAGTTTTGCAAGTTTCCCGACGTTTTGTCGATCTTAGCCACCCAACCATCAAAAGATCCAGCATTAGTACCCCCAAAAGAACCCTGAGTAATACCTGTAGCGTAGAGGTTCCCGGCGTTATCAGTGCTAATACCATAGCCTTGATCAAATTCGGGGGTTCCATACTGTTGAATCCACACTTGATTACCATCAGTGTCAAACCGAGACACCCAGGCATCAAAAGACCCAGCATTGGTTCCTCCCAAGTTGCCGTTGGTATATCCTGTCAGGAAGATATTGTCGTCATTGTCGATGTTTAGGCGGAAAGTTTGATCGTCACCAGCAGAGCCAAATTGTTTAATCCACAGCTGGTTTCCGTCGCTGTCATACTTAGCTAAGAAGGGATCGTAAGACCCGGCACTCTCTGCTGCTAAGTCACCCAGAGTCCATCCTCCAGCGTAAACATTGCCCTGAGTGTCGGTGTCT
Proteins encoded in this region:
- a CDS encoding class I SAM-dependent methyltransferase → MTIHCLDVVHLAHYYAKYPFAQTVLKLPLRLSYGNLCRQLTKQGFSKAHSLLDYGCANGMFVQYLRQNGFANCHGYDPYAPKEGFGDRATLQRGPFDYILLQDVIEHVEDPKALLCELDALLAPGGHILIGTPNAANIDLTQPNVSDYYNPVHVPYHLHLYTRKSIESLGCHQGWEPVDFFDQPYHDTRWFGTNSRAWNEYQRLFDGTINVIFEPIKLWKALTSYKFMFYAIFGYWLSFKTEMAIAFRKTGGDTNAT
- the fabZ gene encoding 3-hydroxyacyl-ACP dehydratase FabZ, translated to MTTVLDVNSTNSSAPNPVALTTNPILTVEELQKILPHRYPFLLVDKIIEYVPGERIVGIKNVTFNEPHFQGHFPGKPIMPGVLIVEAMAQVGGVVLTQMLESKSGLFVFAGIDKVRFRRQVIPGDQLVMTVELLWIKQRRFGKMQARAEVDGKLATEGELTFSLVD
- a CDS encoding glycosyltransferase — its product is MDSSKMYTLAFLVTGFPPDVSGVSHFNWERALWFAKQEMYRVVVFAPDWQNALDTPLAPLNLKGKLIIERYPSKPWLPYKLTHVPKFSAAQEIRKKLAYYQPDLIIITDVERFFLLSTWQLPGRRYARKYHIPYIAEYHTDLYNFSAAYPGWQWLRNAARSSQLASYLYRQIDMTVCASTSASQSCQELGIPKVNTIPFLGIDVSTYSPSRRNRKWLEPWLSAKEKDNKVLLFLGRLGFEKRADLLIEAFGKLKRQYPNYSLIIAGDGPENVVNQLKRLAQQVPDIHFTGFLLGETKANVLASCDVFCSPSPYETFGRTIVEAMASGIPVVTVNSGAVSEYIFDGVNGYLVPANDVDGLANGIHRVLSINNTEVIQHASRDAKQFSLDQGCQNLSNYYQKLLGVSKDYKNLKSLSRM
- a CDS encoding SBBP repeat-containing protein, with the translated sequence MDKQKFYDQILAEGIKPGGSISKKVKDLFSGKSGVDIPESKKNPKKNLPEGFRESEISRVSNEVTIPEFTIQVYTPGSDLAAATAKNQVIYARDGNDTLIGLDPFNNKAGQVQIDILIGDLPIIQPPNPRDWTDRFVLGDSKQPYYVDGGFKDFALILDFNPSQDIIQLHGSRQDYLLAESGLGTEIYYQPKKGTSEFIGFLPFVYDLSLKGGYFRYEGKGNTPPNKPVVKQAEQLGTSRFDITASVVADAFGNVYTAGGTSGSLGGANAGERDALLVKYDSDGNQTFIKQFGSSRADTVYGMATDSQGNVYLTGITAGNLAEPKQGTSTDAWVAKYDRSGKRLWIDQFGTDIINQSFDVDVDDDGNVYVAGITVKSGEPGGTLPATDDYWVTKYDTNGKRQWFKEFDSTSANPSDLDFDEAYGVAVTGDGNVYASGWTLGNLAGKNAGLYDAWVGKYDTNGNQEWVKQFGTSTYEFSWDVDTDTQGNAYAVGWTLGDLGGKNAGLYDAWLVKYDSDGNQKWLKQFGTSGDDEAFGVETDLAGNIYVVGYTDKSLKGTNAGSFDAWVVKYDTNGNRKWTQQFGTPNLDQALGVSIDDITGSLYVTGATESSFGDSPAGSVDSWVAKLDANSGSLQSFTGTANNKPSGKNVTGTNGDDRIISAKGRDIITGLDGSDIFVYNSYKDGGDTITDFSANEDFIDLSPIFASPNYRSTEPFDDYVQLVQLGSSTAVQINPVGDARDTFRTLVTLENFTASNLSADNFIV